The Streptomyces sp. B3I8 nucleotide sequence CAGCGGGCGGCCCTGCTCGTCGCAGAGCTGCACGACCGCGCCGTCGCCCTCGGCGCCGACCAGTTTGTCCGGGCCGCCGGAGAGCAGCCCCGCGAGCACGCTCAGCGGATCGGGCATCTTGCGGGTGAGGGCGATGACGTCCTTGGTCATGAGGTGGGCAGGCCCTTCGTCGCGTCGGCGGTGAGCACCCGGCCACCGGGTGCCGTACGGCTGTCATGGCCGTCGATGTGCACGTTGTTCAACGTTCAATTCGTCCCGGTGTACACCGTCTGGATCAGGCGGTTGGGCTGTCCGCGGCGGATCAGGGTGCCGCGGCCCGAGGGCTGCTGGGTGGCGTAGACCCCGGCGAAGAGCTGGCCCTCGCCGCGGTCGCCGGTCATCACCAGCGCGCTCGCGCCGGACTCGCGCAGCCCCTGGAGCAGCGGCTCGTACAGCCCTCGCGAGGCGCCGGCGACGCGGCGGGTGAGCACGAAGTGCAGGCCGATGTCGACGGCGGAGGGGATGTACGGCAGGAACGGGGCGAGCGGCTGCTGTCCGGCCGTGGTGAGGACGTCGTAGTCGTCGACGAGGATGACGATGCGGGGTCCCGCGCCCCAGCTCCCGGGCTCCAGGTCCTCGGTGTCGGCGCTCTCGTCGGGCAGCCGCTTCTCCAGTTCGCCCGCGATGCCCGCGGCCAGGCCCCCGGCCAGTTTGGCGTTGTAGGCGTAGCCGCCCCGGTACTCCTCGGGGATGGCGCCGCGCAGTCCGCGCCGGGGGTCGAAGACGCCGAAGACGAGCTCCTCGTCGCCGTAGCGCTCGATGAGGCCCTGGGCGATCACCTTGAGCAGGTTGGTCTTTCCGCACTCGCTGTCGCCCATGACGATCAGGTGCTGGTCGCGGTCGAACAGGTCGAGCAGGACCGGGGCGAGCCGGTTCTGGTCCAGGCCGATGGGGACCCGGCGCGGTTCGGCGGCGGGGCCGGGCAGTTGCCGGGGTTCGACGACGTGCGGGAGGACACGGACGGGCTGGGCGACGTCACCGGTCCAGGTGGCGCGGACGGAACGTGCGGTGCGTTCCAGGACGGCGCCGAGGTCGCCGGTGTCGGCGAGGCCGTCGGTGCGGGGCAGTGCGACCTGGGCGAACAGTTTGCCGTCGGTGAGGACGCGGCCCTTCTCGGTGGGGGCGAGGGTCTCGGCGAGCTTGCGGTCCACGCTGGACTCGCTGGGGTCGTTCAGGCGCAGTTCGATGCGGGTGCCGAACTGGGACTGGGTGGCGATGCGGACGTCGTTCCAGCGGAGCATGCCGGCGACGACGTGGATGCCGTAGCCGCCGCCGCGCTTGAGGATGTCGACGACGGCGTCGTCGAGTTGCTCGAAGTCGTCGCGCAGGGCGCCGAAGCCGTCGATGAGCAGGACGATCTCGGTGGAGGCGAGTTCGGGCAGCCGGCCGGCGGCGCGCAGGTCGCGGAGCTGTTCGAGGGAGTCGATGCTGTGGACGCGGAAGAGTTCCTCGCGCTGGTCGAGCATGGTGCGCACCGAGTCGATGGTGCGGGCGGCGCGCTCGCGGTCGGCGCGGCCGGCGACGCCGCCGACGTGCGGCAGTCCGGCCAGGGCCTGGAGGCCGCCCCCGACGAGGTCGAGGCCGTAGAGGCCGACCTCCTGCGGAGTGTGGGTGAGCGCGAGGGACAGGGCCAGGGTGCGCAGCAGGGTGGTCTTGCCGGACTGGGGTCCGCCGATGACGGCGGCGTGGCCGCCGGCGACGGTGAGGTCGAAGTACCACTGGCCCTGCCACTGCTTGGTGGGGTCGTCCAGGAGGCCCATGGGCACCTGGAGCGGGCCGCGCCGCTTGGCGAGCTGCATGCCGCGCGCGCCGACCTCGACGGGGCCGGCGACCTTGTCCAGGGCGACGGCGTCGGGCAGCGGGGGCAGCCAGATCTGCCGGACGGGCGGGGCGGCGGACTCCTCGATCCGTCCGACGAGGACGCCCATCTCGGTGGGCCCGGTCTCCCGGCGCCGCATCTGCGGTTCCTCGGGCCCGCCGGTCTCGTCCCGGCCGAGGGTGTTGTACGCCTCGTAGGCGAGGGCGAGCGGTCCGGTGTCCTCCTCGGCCTCGCGCTGCACGGGGCCCCGGTAGGCGCCGGAGACGTAGCTGGCCTTGAACCGCTCGTAGTGGCTGGTGTCGACCTTGAGGTAACCGAAGCCGGGCAGCGGGGGCAGGTTGTGGAAGGCGTCGGTGGTGTCCAGGACGGTGCGCGACTCGTCGGCGGAGAAGGTGCGCAGTCCGAGCCGGTACGACAGGTAGGTGTCCAGGCCCTTGAGCTTGCCGCCCTCGATGCGCTGGCTGGACAGCAGCAGGTGGACGCCGATGGAGCGGCCGATGCGTCCGATGGAGAGGAACAGGTCGATGAAGTCGGGCTTGGCGGTGAGGAGTTCGCCGAACTCGTCGATGACGACGAACAGGTGCGGCAGCGGGTCGAGGTCGGGGCGCTTCTCGGCGCGCAGGGCCGCGTAGTGGCCGATGTCGGCGACGTTCCCGGCGTCCTTGAGGACCTGCTGACGGCGCTTGACCTCGCCGGCGAGGGAGGCGTGGACGCGTTCGATGAGGCCGGCCTGGTTCTCCAGGTTGGTGATGACGCCGGCCACGTGCGGGAGTTCGGCGAAGGGCGCGAAGGTGGCGCCGCCCTTGAAGTCGACGAGGACGAGGGCGAGGTCCTCCGGCGGGTGGGTGGTGACCAGGGCGAGGACGAGGGTGCGCAGCAGTTCGGACTTGCCGGAGCCGGTGGCGCCGACGCACAGGCCGTGCGGGCCCATGCCGAGTTCGGAGGACTCCTTCAGGTCGAGCAGGACCGGTTCGCGGGCGTCGTTGACGCCGATGGGCACGCGCAGGAAGGCGCGTTCGCCGCGCGGCGCCCACAGCCGGCCGAGGTCGAGGTCGGCGACGTCGTCGATGCCGAGCAGGTCGGCGAAGTCGACGGGGCCGGACAGGGGGGCGTCGGCGCCCGTGGAGTCGGCGGACAGCCGCATCGGGGCGAGCATCCGGGCGAGGCCCTCGGCGAAGGGGACGCCGACCTCGTCGACGGTGCCGTGGGCGCCGACCGGTTCGGCCTCGCGCAGGTCCTCGATGACCACGCGCCCGCCCTCGACGGTGATCCGCACGCCGACGTGACCGGGCTCCTGCACCCGCCGGTCGAGCAGGTGCAGCACGGTGACGCCCATGTCGCGCAGGCCGACCGCCTCGTCGGGGCGGGGCAGGTCGACGGCGTCCTCGCCGTGTCCGTCGGCGACGACGAGCAGCCGGGAGGACATGGCGAGCGCGTCCTTGCCGGACAGGCCGCGGCGCACCTCGGCCGCGTACGAGGCGCGGCGGGCGAGTTCGGGGCGGATCTGCCGGGCGAGCTGGGGCAGCGAGGGGGCGATGCGGCGGGCGGCGACGGGGCCGTCGAACTGCTCGGGGTCGAGCAGGTGCGGGAGCCACTTGGCCCACTCCCACTCCTCCAGGCGGTCTCCGGGCACCGCGAGCGCCATGGCGACGTCGTCGGGGGCGTGGGTGGCGGCGGCCTGCACCAGCAGGGCGCGGGCGACCCGCAGGGTGTCCTCGCGGGCGCCGATGACGCTGATGTCGCCGACGCGGTCGAGCGGGACGGTGAGCGGGAGTTCGGTGCCGGTGCTGAAGCGGGCCATCAGCGCGGAGGCCTCGTTCAGCATGAACTCGTCGGGCGGGGTGAGGACGGAGGAGCCCTGCTGTGCGACCTTCAGGTCCCGTACGGGCATCTCGCCGGTGCCGACGCGTACGCGCAGGAAGTCGGGGTCGAGGCGGCGGCGCTCCCAGAGCCGGGCGGGGTCGCGCACGATGTCGTAGAGGGCGTCCGGCGGCGGGTTGAGCACCTGGGCCCGCTCGCGCCGCTCCCGCTCCTCCTTGGACAGTTGCTCCCGCAGGTCCTCCAAGTAGGCGAGATACGCCTCGCGTTGGGTGCGGCGGGTGCGCTGGGCCTTGCCGCGCTGGGAGAACACCAGGGTCATGGAGCCGGCGAGGGTGACGACGAGGATGATGGCGCCGAGGCCCGCGAACTGGCTGTTGCGGACGACGGTCATCATCACCACGGACGACATCACGCCCGCCACCGGCAGCAGCGAGGTCGCTATCGAACCCGCCTTGCCCTCGGGCAGGTTGGGCGGCGCCTCGATGGAACGCGGGTCGGGCGCGGGGGCGGGTCGGGTGGTCCGGGCGGGACGGTGGATCAGTCGGGTGCTCATGTGCCGTGGCCTCCCCCTTCTTCGGTCAGCGGCGCTTCTGGGAGAGCTGGAAGATGTCGGCGGCCAGTGTGGTGACGGACTGCCGGGTGGCGTGCGCGAGGAGTTCGGTGCGGATGGTGCCGCCCGCCGCGAGGTGCCGGTCGTAGGGCAGGACGTGGACGCCCGCGCCGGTGGCGGTCAGCTTGGCGCCGGCCGCGTCGAGGTCGAGACCGGCGTGCGGCACGGTCTCGGTGAGGACGACGATCGTCCCGGCGATGACGTGCCGGGGCAGTCCGCGCAGCCACTCCAGGACGGCGTAGGTGCTGGCGACGCCCTCGAGGGTGGCGGGTGTGACGAGGATGCGCGCCTGGGCGGCGGACAGCGCGACGCGGGCGACCTCGGCGGGCAGGGTCTCGCAGTCGACGACGGTGACACCGAAGTAGCGGCGCAGCGAGACCATGACCTTCTCGTACGAGCGCAGGTCGAGCATGGCCCCGATCTGCCCCTGACTGCCTGGCAGCAGCCAGGCGTTGTCCGGGAGCTGGACGAGGTAGCCGGTGACGTCGAGCAGCGACATCTGCGGTTCGACGATGCCGGCGACGTCACCGGTGGTCCAGCGCAGGCTCTGCGCGCCGAGCCGCAGCGGGAGCGAGCCGAGCGCGGGGTCGGCCTCGATGATCAGGGTGGGATCGTGCCGGTAGTGCGCGTAGGTGGTGCCGAGCAGCGCGGCGATCGTGGTCTTGCCGGCGCCGCCGCGGATGGAGGTGACGGCGATCTGCCGTCCGGTGGTGACCGCCTGCTGGAGCACCTCGGCGGTGGCGGTGGTGCGGGCGACCTCGCGGGCGGCGGAGGAGGAGACCGTACGGCGCACGGCGCGCAGGGCGCGGGCGGTGAGGGGCTCGCCGTGCCGGGGCTTGAGGCCGGCGGCGACGAGGTCCTTCTCCACGACGGGACGGGACTCGGGGGTGCGGGGGCGGGCGGGGCCCGCGGCCCCGGCGGCGGGGCGGGCCTGCGTCTGCGGGCGCCGGGGCTGGAGGTTCTGCGGGGGAACGTACGCCTGTTGGGGCTGGGCGGGGGACTGCGGTGCCGGCCCGGGCGTGCCGGGGGCGGGCGCGCCGGCGCCCCTCGGGGGCTGCGCGTCCGCACCCGGCTGCGCGCCCCGCGCGGACGCGGCGCCGCCGTTCAGGTCGCGCAGCACGTCGCTCTGCCAGTTGTCGCCGTTCGGCATGTCGCCCTTCTCCCCTGTACCTCTGCCTCTGCCCGGCCCCCGTGCCCCGTGTTCTGTCCGGGGCGCGGCGGTGCGCGTCAGAACTTGTCGAGCAGTTGCCCGTAGATGCCGAACACGCCCACGGCGAGCGGGAACAGCCCGATCACGCCGATGGACTCGATCAGGTCGGCGGTCCGCCGCAGCCGCACCCGCACGTGCTCCGGCGGCTGCACCGCGAGCACCAGCAGCGGCAGTACGGCGGCCGCGCACAGCACGGCGAGCGGTCCGGCGCCGCCCGCGTGGTCCGTCCACACCACGGTGAGCCGTACGACGAGCAGCGCGGCGGCGGCGAACAGCGGCACCACCTCGGCGACGAGCGGGAAGGCCCGCGCCCGGGACAGCAGGACGACGGCGGTGAGCGAGGCGAGCGCCACGCTCCACGGGGTCGGCGCGTCCGCGGTGGTCAGCAGCCAGCCGCCGGCCGCGGCGGAGGCGGCGGTGACGACGGTGGCGAGGGCGAGGCCGCGGTGGGTGGCGGCGAGTGCGTTGGCCACCTGGTGACGGCTGATGGAGACGCCGCCGGAGCGCTTGTCGTCGAGCCCGGTGAGCCCGGAGGCCATGAGGGCGAACCGGGGCAGCAGGCCGAGCAGGACGACGGAGAAGACCGCCATCACCGCGCCGAGCCGGTCGGAACGGTCCTGCAGTGCGGCGACGGCCTCCCAGACGGCGGCCATCACGGCCACCGCGCCCGCGCCGATGAGCCCGCCCCGGCCCAGTGGTGAGAAGAAGGCGAGCAGCAGGAGCATCAGCACCAGTGCCGCCCCGACGGCGGCCAGCCGCGCGGTCGCCTCCCAGTCCTGGGCGTCGGCGAGGGTCCAGGCGGCCAGCAGGCCGAGTCCGCCGGAGGTGAGCAGCAGCGCGGTGGCCAGGCCCTGGTTGCCCTCGCCGATCTTCGCGACGGCGGCGCCGGCGAGCAGGAAGACGACGGTGGCGGCGACGAGGACGCCGGCCAGCGAGTCCAGCGCGAACTCGCGGCGCGCGAGCACGGCGGTGACCACCGCGAAGGTGACCGTGGCCGCGCCGGCGGTGACCCGGCGGGCGGCGGGGCGCCAGCGCCAGGCGCGCAGATCGAGGTCGTCGGCGACCTGGTCGGTGACGTCGTGCACGACGGGCGCGGGCGGTGCCGCGTGCGCGCGCACGAGTTGCAGTACGGCGCCGTCGGGGACGCCCTCGGAGGAGAGCGTGGCGTCGTGCGGCAGGACCGAGCCGTCGGAGGTGATCAGTTGCCGGGTCATGGGCCGCGAGGCGGCCCGGTCGTCGAGCAACTGCAGGATGTCGGGCAGCAGTTGGCCGATCGGGGTGTCCGACGGCAGGACGATGTCGGCTCGCCGTCGCTCGCCGACCAGGGTGACCCTGCTGAGCTGGGCCCGGGACGTCGTTGCTGTGCTCACCACGTGCGGGAACCTATCATCGCGTAGTTTTTCGGCCACGGGGACACCGATGGCGTGAACATGTCGGGTGCGGGGGCGGTTGCGGTCGGGGGGCGAGTGGTGGTGCCTGCCGGTGCGCGCGCCGCGGCCGTCGCGGTCGACGGTGCCGACGATGTCGTCGGCGGCGCCGACGACGGTGCCGACAGCACTGCCGCCGATCGTGCGGCGGGCGACGCTACTGACGTGCGCATGCCCATCATGACCCCCGTATGTCCTTCCCGTCGCCGGCCCCGGTTCAACGCTTCCCGTCCCCGCCCTTCCCGGCGCCCTTCGTCGCGCTGCCGGAAGGGGTGGGCGAGTCGCTCGCCCCGGACGGGTTGTAGAGCTGCTCCTGCTGCTGTTCCTGCTTCTTCTTCTCGGCCTTCTGCTTGTCCAGGGTCGCCTGCAGGAAGGACCAGCCGACGCACCCGGCGCACAGGACGGCCGCGATGGCGATGCCCGCGAAGATCTTGCCGAGCCGCTCGTCCACCGTGCGCCGGCCGCGCTGCGCGCCGAACAGCAGCGCGTCGCGCATCCGGCGCCGGCGCACCGCCACCGACTCCAGCAACTGGCTGTCGTAGTCCCGTGCCATCAGTCGTCGTGTCCCGTGTAGTCCGTGTGGTCCGTGTAGTCCCTGTGGGCTGTGCGGTCCATGTGGTCCGCGTGGTCCCTGACGTACCGTCAGTCGTCGGCGGTGAGGCCGAGATGCCGGCGCATGGTGGCGTACTTGGCGGTGAGCCGACGGGCGGTGTGCTCGTCGAGGACGGCGAGCCGGTCGGGGTCCGCGTTGTGCGCGAGGTCCGCCGCCTTGACCAGCCGGGCGCCGGGGGTGGCGAGGATGCGCCGCGCGTACGCCTCCGGGTCCTCGCCGTCGCGCTTGGTGACGGCCCGGACGACGTCCTTGGTGCGCTGCGGCAGTGCGGCGGCGTCGAGCCAGGCGTCGTCGAGGACGCCGTCCTCGAGCGCGTCGTGCAGCCAGCCCGCGGCGACGAGGTCGTCCGCTCCGCCCCTGGCCCGCACGCCCTCCGCCACGGCCCGCAGATGCTCGGCGTACGGCCGCCCGGCCTTGTCCTGCTGCGCGGCGTGCGCGGTACGCGCCACGGCCTCGACCTCGGCGAGCCCCAGCCCGCCGCCCAACGCCTCCGTGCGCCCCTGCCGGTGCCCCTCGTACGGCATTCAGGCTCCCCCTCACTTTGCCCCTGCAACATAAGCCATGGGTGAGCGGCCAGTACAGCCCGGGACGGACGCGATACGGGAGGAACGGGGGGTCAGTCGCCGGCGGCGAGGGCCTCCACGGCCGCGGCGTTCGGCGCGTCCGCGAGTGAGCCCGGCAGCGGGCGCCCCTTTCCGCCGGGGTCGGGATCGCCGTACAACTCGGCCAGCGCCTGGGACGGTCGAAGCTCCCGCTCCCGGGCCGCACGCAGCCGACGTACCCAGTGACCGCCCGCGTTCACCCCACGAGGCCCTGCAGCCTGCCTCGGCTCGTACGCGGCGGCGCCATCCTCGTCGCCTGCCCACACATACCCGAGGATCGAGCCGGCCTCCTTGTCCACCACGGTGAAGTACCGCACCGGCTTGTCGGTCCAGTGGTGGTAACGCGGCGGGCCGCCCGGCTGTTCGACGAACCTCATGTCGTCGTCGAATCGCGGGTTGACCGGGCGTTCACTGCTCATGTCGTTCACACATTCCTTCGCGCGGCTTCGTGTTGAGCGCGGCTAGGGCCTCGGCAGGACCTCACCGTAGACGTGCCATTTGCCCGCGTCGTCCATGAAGACGCGCGTCACCTTGTACTGCGTACCACGTGCCAGCAGGATTTCCCGTTCTCCGGGGTTCGCGGAGATGTGGTCGATCCAGAGGGCGGGAGTGTCCTTGGGTACCCGCAGGTGCATCACCACCGGCTTGTAGCGGAAGGCGGCGGGAACGGTCCGGCCGAATGCCGTGGAGGTGTACCCCGGATCACCGTAGACGTTGCCCTCCATCTCGAGCGGCGACCTCAGATTGAGGTGGTCGATGCCCGTACCACGGATGACCATGACGTTCTCGGGCACCGGACGGGTTCCCATGACCCGGTCCATCTCCTGGATCGTGTGGAGGATGCTGGGGTCCACATCGGGGTGACTGCCCCGCAGGTGGCCGTTGATCTCTGTGTAGTAGTGGTCGCTGTAGGTGTGCAGCGCGTCCCTCCCGGAGGGGTCGAGGTCGTCCAGGAAGTCGTTCCAGTAGCTGTCGCCGTACACCTGCCCGGCGTCGTCGCTGAGGCTGGGCGTCGGGTCGGTGCCGTGAGCCAGCTCCGCCTCGGCCACCGCGTGCTTCTCGGCGTCGGTGGCCAGATCGTCGAAGTCGTCCGCCGACATGATCGGCTCGTACTCGAACGGCTCGCCGGATCCTCCGTGCCCCGGGGCGTCGGAACCCGCGTGCCCCGGAGTTGTCGCGCCGTCCGGCCCGTGGTGGGCCGCTGCGTCCGTCGCCTGGTGGACGGGGGGCGTGTGGTCGCCCACATGGCCGGCGTCGTCCGCGTGGTGCGCGTCGTCCGCGTGGCCCGCCCCGTCGTGGTCGCCGCCGTGCGCGTGCTCACCCTCGTGCTGATGCTCGCCCCCATGGCCGCCGCCCGGTGCCTCGTGGCCGGGGTGCGGGGTGCCCCCCGGTGTCTCGTGCGGCGCGTGCGTGGTCGTGTGGTCGTACGACGTCGGGCCCGGCCCCTCGCCGTGCGGGCCCGGCCCGTGGTCGTACGCACCCGGGCCGTGGCCGTACGGGCCGGGCTCGTGGACGTGCGGGGCCGGGGTCTGGGCGCCGTAGTGGCCGGCCGTGTCCGCCGTGTGGAACGCGGATCCGCCCGGTACGTGCGCGGCCGCGTGGACCGGCTGGTGCGGGAGCG carries:
- the eccD gene encoding type VII secretion integral membrane protein EccD, which produces MVSTATTSRAQLSRVTLVGERRRADIVLPSDTPIGQLLPDILQLLDDRAASRPMTRQLITSDGSVLPHDATLSSEGVPDGAVLQLVRAHAAPPAPVVHDVTDQVADDLDLRAWRWRPAARRVTAGAATVTFAVVTAVLARREFALDSLAGVLVAATVVFLLAGAAVAKIGEGNQGLATALLLTSGGLGLLAAWTLADAQDWEATARLAAVGAALVLMLLLLAFFSPLGRGGLIGAGAVAVMAAVWEAVAALQDRSDRLGAVMAVFSVVLLGLLPRFALMASGLTGLDDKRSGGVSISRHQVANALAATHRGLALATVVTAASAAAGGWLLTTADAPTPWSVALASLTAVVLLSRARAFPLVAEVVPLFAAAALLVVRLTVVWTDHAGGAGPLAVLCAAAVLPLLVLAVQPPEHVRVRLRRTADLIESIGVIGLFPLAVGVFGIYGQLLDKF
- the eccCa gene encoding type VII secretion protein EccCa, encoding MSTRLIHRPARTTRPAPAPDPRSIEAPPNLPEGKAGSIATSLLPVAGVMSSVVMMTVVRNSQFAGLGAIILVVTLAGSMTLVFSQRGKAQRTRRTQREAYLAYLEDLREQLSKEERERRERAQVLNPPPDALYDIVRDPARLWERRRLDPDFLRVRVGTGEMPVRDLKVAQQGSSVLTPPDEFMLNEASALMARFSTGTELPLTVPLDRVGDISVIGAREDTLRVARALLVQAAATHAPDDVAMALAVPGDRLEEWEWAKWLPHLLDPEQFDGPVAARRIAPSLPQLARQIRPELARRASYAAEVRRGLSGKDALAMSSRLLVVADGHGEDAVDLPRPDEAVGLRDMGVTVLHLLDRRVQEPGHVGVRITVEGGRVVIEDLREAEPVGAHGTVDEVGVPFAEGLARMLAPMRLSADSTGADAPLSGPVDFADLLGIDDVADLDLGRLWAPRGERAFLRVPIGVNDAREPVLLDLKESSELGMGPHGLCVGATGSGKSELLRTLVLALVTTHPPEDLALVLVDFKGGATFAPFAELPHVAGVITNLENQAGLIERVHASLAGEVKRRQQVLKDAGNVADIGHYAALRAEKRPDLDPLPHLFVVIDEFGELLTAKPDFIDLFLSIGRIGRSIGVHLLLSSQRIEGGKLKGLDTYLSYRLGLRTFSADESRTVLDTTDAFHNLPPLPGFGYLKVDTSHYERFKASYVSGAYRGPVQREAEEDTGPLALAYEAYNTLGRDETGGPEEPQMRRRETGPTEMGVLVGRIEESAAPPVRQIWLPPLPDAVALDKVAGPVEVGARGMQLAKRRGPLQVPMGLLDDPTKQWQGQWYFDLTVAGGHAAVIGGPQSGKTTLLRTLALSLALTHTPQEVGLYGLDLVGGGLQALAGLPHVGGVAGRADRERAARTIDSVRTMLDQREELFRVHSIDSLEQLRDLRAAGRLPELASTEIVLLIDGFGALRDDFEQLDDAVVDILKRGGGYGIHVVAGMLRWNDVRIATQSQFGTRIELRLNDPSESSVDRKLAETLAPTEKGRVLTDGKLFAQVALPRTDGLADTGDLGAVLERTARSVRATWTGDVAQPVRVLPHVVEPRQLPGPAAEPRRVPIGLDQNRLAPVLLDLFDRDQHLIVMGDSECGKTNLLKVIAQGLIERYGDEELVFGVFDPRRGLRGAIPEEYRGGYAYNAKLAGGLAAGIAGELEKRLPDESADTEDLEPGSWGAGPRIVILVDDYDVLTTAGQQPLAPFLPYIPSAVDIGLHFVLTRRVAGASRGLYEPLLQGLRESGASALVMTGDRGEGQLFAGVYATQQPSGRGTLIRRGQPNRLIQTVYTGTN
- a CDS encoding MinD/ParA family protein codes for the protein MPNGDNWQSDVLRDLNGGAASARGAQPGADAQPPRGAGAPAPGTPGPAPQSPAQPQQAYVPPQNLQPRRPQTQARPAAGAAGPARPRTPESRPVVEKDLVAAGLKPRHGEPLTARALRAVRRTVSSSAAREVARTTATAEVLQQAVTTGRQIAVTSIRGGAGKTTIAALLGTTYAHYRHDPTLIIEADPALGSLPLRLGAQSLRWTTGDVAGIVEPQMSLLDVTGYLVQLPDNAWLLPGSQGQIGAMLDLRSYEKVMVSLRRYFGVTVVDCETLPAEVARVALSAAQARILVTPATLEGVASTYAVLEWLRGLPRHVIAGTIVVLTETVPHAGLDLDAAGAKLTATGAGVHVLPYDRHLAAGGTIRTELLAHATRQSVTTLAADIFQLSQKRR
- a CDS encoding phosphohydrolase, whose protein sequence is MPYEGHRQGRTEALGGGLGLAEVEAVARTAHAAQQDKAGRPYAEHLRAVAEGVRARGGADDLVAAGWLHDALEDGVLDDAWLDAAALPQRTKDVVRAVTKRDGEDPEAYARRILATPGARLVKAADLAHNADPDRLAVLDEHTARRLTAKYATMRRHLGLTADD